The DNA segment GTAGAACAAAGTGGTTTCCAATTTGATTATTGTTTGACATATAAAAGGACGGAAAAGACGGAGAATTGGTTTTTACCATTTGAAGATTTAGAAAAAATTGCGATTATAAATGATATTTATCAAACTGGCCCTATTTTCTTCTCTATTAAGGAAGTACCCGGAGAGAATCAATATAGAGAGTTTAAATATTATTTACCAATAAACGAGCAAGTTGAGATAGAAACGGACCAAGATTTATTTGGATGTGAATCAATAAAGGTAGAGTTTGCTCTTAAAACTAGAAATATTGCTGATGTGAATTTGCAGTGTATGCAGGAAGAGATTATTAAATATGCAAAAGAAAATCAATTTGAAATAGAATCTGAACTCTATTGTATATTTTTAGATGTATACAATGATGTAATATTTGATTTTTATGCACCTTTGAGAAATGAGGTACAGAAATGATAGTTCAGGGTAAAGAATTAGCATTAAGTAATGTAGTTGGAAAACACTATATTGTAGATCCAAAAGATTTATTTATTTTTTTAGAATCTTTTCGTGAGGATTTAGAAAAAAGTGAATTAAAAATTATTGGAAAAGTTTTAGTTGCTATAGAATCGCCAATTAATGCAAAATCCTATGAAATAGAAATTTTGGCAGAAGTTGATAAACCAACTATTAGTAAGATAGAAGGAGTCACATTTCAATCATACTTTTTAATCAAAAATGCATTGCATACAAGAGTTATTATGGATTTGGAGAAGCGGCTACCAGTTGCTTTTGAGGAAATGATAGAATATGTAGAAAATAATAGAAAAGAAATTATTACGCCCATTATTAATGTACTTAATACTGTGGAAAATGTGCCTTATGTAGATGTTTATGTAGGAATTGATCCGTATGATGAGTGAGGAAATTTAAATTGTATTTCCGGAAATGATAATAAAAAGAACTTTCAGCAGAATAATTATAATCACAGAAAGTTATATAAATGTTATAGTCAAATGAATTATGCTTTTCAGTTGGGCTTATCAAGTATTATAGGAATAAAGAGGCTGGTAATCGGAAAAAGGTAACTGTAGTATTTCAGTGGAAGATGTTAGAATATTATTTTTTACTAGTGTAAGTAAAGAGAGAAGAAAAAAGAAGAAACTAAAACCGCTGGCAGAGTATATAGTGAGGATTAAAATACAACCAACACAAGAAACTAAAGATATTTTGTCTAGATGGGAGGAAGTTTCTAGTGGAAAAAGTGAAGACGGGAAAGGGGGAAATAGTTTTCCAAAAGATGGAAAACTAAACTATATAGATTTATATAAAAAATTCCAAGAAATAGATTTTGGATCTGTCAATTCTAAATATATTACAGAAGGGAGATGAAACCATTATGAAAAGATTAATCCTTTTATTGCTCCTATGCAGTTGCATAGTTGTCGGATGTGCTTCGGAGGACTTCAAAGTGTATAGGACTAAATCTTTCCAGTACGGAGAAATAGTAGAGATAGAGGAAGGCGACAAGTTACAATTATTTAAAGATAGTCTTTATTTAATTCCAGAAGTTACATTCCCAGACAATGATTTGAAGGGACAGGTTGAGTTTAGAAAAATCGCCCCAAACCTACTATCGAAAAAAAGTACCTTATTAGAATTAACCAACTTGGAATATCCTATAGTGCGTCTACGGTCTTTTTCAAGCGGTTCTAATCCTTCTGGAGAGCTAACTGTATTTAATTCTAACAATCAAGTAGGCATTATTGAAAGCCCAGAAAAATATATTCCAATCTCCCCAAAGATGAAACAAGAAAAAGGCGATTATATAGGAACGGGAACCTTTACTAATGGTGAAAATGTCATTATGTTTTTTGAGGAAACTAATAGAATATACACACTCACTCGTTGGGATAAGCAGAAAAAAATCAACAAAGAAGCCACGTTAACAGCAATTACGAAAGAAAAGAACCTTTCTGTAGAAAATATGGCCGTTTTTGAGGATAAACTTTATGTTTATTCCTATAAAAGTAATAAAGTCTATGTTATTTCGCAGGATTTAAAACTGCTTCATGCGTGGAATATCGAAGGGGAAATGAGAAAGGTTGTTCCAGAAAAATGGGGCAGTTCTGTAGGGTTCGCTATCCAAAGAGAGTTAAATGAACTATTTATTTATAATTATGTTCAACCTGAACAAGGTATATACAAAATTTCAAAAAACGGGTTAAAGAAGTTAGAATATGGTCAAGAAAAATATAAGGATATGTATTTGTGCGCTAATGGAAGGTTTAATAGCTTATATGAAAAACAAATTATTCCAATCGATAGTAATGAAGTCTATCAAAAAGTACTAACGGCAGACGGTGACTACTATTTCACTACATCCAAAGATTTGAGCCATCCTCAAAAAGAGCCAGAAGAAGGAAAAGCCTATTTAAATAAAGTAAGTAAAAAGAAATTACCATCCTTTCTTGATTCACTTAAATCAAAGGAATGACTGTAGAAGATTTAACCTTTACCAAAATAGAAACAGTTATTAGAAATGAAAAAATCATATTTCGTTTAGGATGGACGGGTATTGTTGCGAGAATTATACCTGAATGCTTCATTAAGTATTACGGGAATAATGGGACTGGTAATAGAAACGAATGTTTTAATAGAAATTTCGTGTAAGGATGGCTAAATTCTATTTTGTCAATAATAGAGAAAAAAGAGATGACACTCGTCAAAAAGAATAAAACCTTTCCAATAAATTTCAGAAGAATTTTAAGACTTTAATTTTGTACAGATTTAAAGAGGTTAAGTAGCCTAAGATAAATAGTAATCTCTTAGGCTACTTTAAAATCGGGCAAAAGGAGAATTTCTTTACGAAAATAGTGATTTAAAAAGAGAACTAAAGCAAGTTCAAGTAAATCATAAATAAAACAACTAGAGGTGCAGAGTATGAATGATACTGTAAAGAAACAACTGGCACAACATATTACATCAAGATTACTATGGGAACTATCACCCTATATAACCGCGTTTATATTGGTGCCATGTATATGTATCTCGATGATCTTTTTTACTGAACAGTTAGAACGTCTTGTAAATTCACCGATACTTTTTGGTTTAACAATACTCGGCCTCCCTTTATCCTGTTGTTTAATCAGCTGGATGATTAATGTGAAGTGGTTATGGAAAGATCGAAAAGAAATTCAAAAATTTGTAGAAACTGCATATGATGAAAAGTTAGTGAAATTATATACAATTGCATCGATTTTTTATGTATGTGTGCTAACTATTCCCTTTGCGATTGGGTTGAGATGGTGTATGTGGCGCGTTGTAAAAGACAAAGTAAAGCCAAATACAATGTCAGCTTTTCTAAATGAAAAATATTTGAATGAACGGGGATTGAAATGACTTTTTTACTAGAGAAATATTGGATTGTTCTGTTACTCAACTTTTTTGTGAATATAGCTATTTTTTATACAGGAGTTCTAGGAGTAGGGACCATATACTTATTTATCATGGTGATTACGGTTGTTTTTCAAGTGAAAGCTACTTTGAAAATTAATAATTCTAAGTTAGCTGTACATAAATCACAAAAAGGGTTGATGTATTTTGTGATCAGTACCCTAGTTTTAATAGTTGTGGGTGCAACTGTATTTATATATTCTTACATCAATCAGTGGTTTTCCGGCTTAACTGGATACGCACATTTTCTTTATAGTTGGCGTTTCTTCTTGATACCGGTTGGGTTTATAGTCTTTTTATTATCGGTGGTGGCAACTATTCTCAAAATCAATGCAGTTAATGAAGAATACTTTAAAAAGGTAGGTATTTAAAACGATGAATTATTTTAAAACAGAAAAAATATTGATTATTATTGGTGCGATTGGTTTTATGTTAATGGGGCTTGGAATATGGGTGATTGGGAATTATATACCCCTTGAATTTGATATAAATGGTAATAATTTCACAGTGAATTATTGGGATATTGCGCGGGTTAGTATGAGTGGGTACTGGTTATGGGGGATTTTTGGAGCAATTCCTTGCGTGATTGGACTAATAGGCTTTGTTTGTCGACGTTTCCTCAGTAGTAACCCTAAAAAAGGCTGGGGTGTTATCTTAATTATCTTGGGAGTTATCAGTGTTTTTTCATTAGTGGGTGTTTTATATTTAGTTGCAGGTATTATGATTATGAAAAACAAATATTGGCTTCAGAAGACAGCAGTAAATGAAGGGCTAAAAGTAGATTGACAAATAAGAAGCCAAGTATTGCTAAAATAAGATATATTCCTTTTCATTAAAAATATAGAGGGAACAAAACCTTTCCATGAAATGTATAAAGATAATATAAATTGGATAGTATTGGTGTATAAAATAACGGCTTCTAAAAACATAATTAGAGTGAATCAACATACGAGGAGCTAAAAAAATGAAACTGACTCGAACAAAAAGACTCTGGTTAATACTGCTACTAATGATTACTGCATATTTGCTTATGTACTCAGTGGTAAGTGATAGGGAAACCAGTCATAACCATGAAAATACAGCGACTATCACCAAATCGCAAACGACCAAAACTGGAGATAACGGAACAATAACCAAACAAACTATCACGAATGATGATTCCGAAGCAGAGCAAGAGGTAGAACGTTCTTATTACAATACTATAGAAGATGCGGTGAAGGGCAGTAATTTTGCCATAGAAGAAGGTGAAGAGGTTTCGTACACTAATAAAAAAGAAATTAAAGAAAAGGTGCTTTTCTTGGAGAGCGATACAGATGCGCTATTATTTTTTATTGGAAATTTCATTGAAAATAAGGATGATAGTGATGCTTTAGTTGTCTATAAATTCAAAGTCAAAAAAGAGGGAAACCAAACCAAATACTCTACACCAACAAACGCAACGCAAATACCAGCGGAAAGTGAAAAAAGAATCTATAGACGTGGAGGGAGTAAATACGAGATTCGAACTTGTTTAAACTTATACAATGCCTATCAAAGTTTCAACCTCTATCCAGAAACTAGCCAGCTTCAATGGGGGATGTCGTACAATAAAAGCGCTCCTAATTTAACCATTAACGGAGACAGACCTACAAAAGTGATTCCTATAAAAATGGACGGAGATGACTGCTATTTTTGGTATTATGAAGACTTGAAATACGATAGTTCCAAAAAAGCAGAAATCAGTTTTAAAAAGACAAAATGAAGCTCAAAGCTAAGATGAAAAAATAATCTGAGAGAACGGAAGGTTTCTCAGATTATTTCCTTTGGATAAAAAAATAGCTAAGAGGAGTGGAATCTTACTTGTTTTGATATCAATTGTAGCGGGAGGGGTATTGCAGGCATTAGATGATTTAACAGTAATTAGAGTAGCGGATGATGCCTTGGTTTCTGGTTTAGCAACCTTAGTGCTTAGTTTGCTGAGTGGGATAGGAAAGAACCCTGATTGCGCCTCCTAAGTTGACTAAACGCTAACTAAAAATTAAGTTATTATACTTTCTTTTCTAAAACATCATTGTAAGGAGCTAAAAAAATGAAACTGACCCGAACAAAAAGACTCTGGTTAATACTGCTACTAATGATTACTGCATATCTGCTTATGTACTCAGTGGTAAGTGATAGGAAAACTAGTCATAACCATGAAAATACAGCGACCCTCACCAAATCGCAAACGACCAAAACAGGAGATAACGGCACAATAACCAAACAAACTATCACGAATGATGATTCCGAAGAAGAGCAAGAGATAGAACTCTCATATTACGATACGATAGAAGATGCGGTGAAAAACAATACTTTTGCTAAAGATAGTGATGCTAAGGATAGCCCTAATCTTAATAAAAAAGTAATCAAAGAAAAAGTACTTTTACTAGAAAATGAAACAAATGCAATTTTATTTTTCATTGGAAATGTAAGAGAGACCGATAATCATGAAGATTCATTGGTCGTTTATAAATTCAAAGTTAAAAAAGAAGGAAGTAAAAAGAAATATTCAACACCAACAAACGCGACCCAGATTTCTGGATTTTTTGCTAAAAATAATTATGAAATTAGAGATGGTGAGTATGAAATTCAGACATGTTTAAATTTGTACAATACCTATCAAATCTTCAATCTCTACCCAGAAACTAGCCAGCTTCAATGGGGGACCTCTTACAATAAAAATGCACCTAAGCTAACCATTAATGGAAAACACCCCACAAAAGTGATTCCTATAGTATTAGATGGAGATGACTGCTATTTTTGGTATTATGAAGATCTAAAATACGATAGTTCCAAAAAAGCAGAAATCAGTTTCAAAAAGACAAAATGAAGAATAGAGCGAAACTTACAAGGATCATAAAATTATTTTAAAATAGAACGACAACAAATTTCAAAAGTATTTTAAGGTGATAAAAATACGCAAATAAGTTCAACTATGAACAAAACAGAGGTGAATCTAGTATGAAAAAAGTAATCTTTTTATTAATTATATGTAGTTGCATAGTTGTCGGATGTGCTTCGGAGGACTTCAAAGTGTATAGGACTAAATCTTTCCAGTACGGAGAAACAGTAGAGATAGAGGAAGGCGACAAGTTACAATTATTTAAAGATAGTCTTTATTTAATTCCAGAAGTTACATTTCCAGATAATGATTTGAAGGGACAGGTTGAGTTTAGAAAAATCGGCTCAAATTTGCTATCGGAGAAAAGCACCTTATTAGAATTAACCAACTTGGAAGACTCTATAGTTGATTTAACTCCCTTCTCATATAATTCTAATCCCTCTGGAGAGCTATCTGTATTTAATTTTAACAAGCAAGTAGGCATTATTGAAAGCACAGAAAAATATATTCCAATCTCCCCAAAGATGAAACAAGAAAAAGGCGATTATATAGGAACGGGAACCTTTACTAATGGTGAAAATGTCATTATGTTTTTTGAGGAAACTAATGGAATATACACACTCACTTGCTGGGATAAGCAGGGGAAAATCAACAAAGAAGGTACGTTAACAGCGATTACGAAAGAAAAGAACCTTTCTGTAGAAAGTATGGCTGTTTTTGAGGATAAGATCTATGTTTATTCCTATAAAAGTAATAAAGTCTATGTTATTTCGCAGGATTTAAAACTGCTCCATGCGTGGAATATCGAAGGGGAAATGAGAAAGGTTGTTCCTGAAAAATGGGGCAGTTCTGTAAAGTTTGTCCTCCAAAGAGAGTTAAATGAACTATTTATTTATAATTATGTTCAACCTGAACAAGGTATATACCAACTAACAAAAACCGGATTAGAGAAGTTAGAATATGGTCAAGAAAAATATAAGGATATGTATTTATATGCTAATGAGGGTTTTTATAGTCTACATGAGAAACAAGTCATTCGAACTGATACCGAAGATATTTATCAGGGAGTATTAATGAAAAACGGTGACTACTATTTCATTACATCCAAAGATTTCAGCCATCCTCAAAAAGAGTCAGAAGAAGGAAAAGTCTATTTAAATAAAGTAAGTAAAAAGAAATTACCATCCTTCCTTGATTCACTTAAATCAAAGGAATGACTGTAGAAGATTTTATTTTTATCGAATAGCTACAATCGTTAAAATTGTTTCTGAAAGATTCTAAAGTCATTAAGAATAAAGTTAAGATGTTGAAAACACAGAATATGAAGTTAAGTCAGAACTAACATATACCAATTTAACAACAGAAGATGAGGAGGAATAAGTGTGCGGATTTTAGGAGGAATAATTACCATCTTGGAAGGGGCATTACTGGCTATTTTGTTTGGTAAATCTATTAATGACGGTATAACAAGAGATATGGATAATGTGGTGGCGTGGATTGTATTTTTAGGAATTATATTAATTGTTACAGGAATAATAGGATTGGTGAGCAAGAAAAAAATAATTACAGTGGTTTGGTTTGTAATTGGCGGGATATTGTTAGTTTTACCAGAGGCAGCTTCAAATCATTTATATATCATTCAAATTCCATTTTTTATTTCAATGATGAGTGTTTTAGGTGGGATTTTGTTTTTGATTAGTTTAAGTAATGAGAAAAGAAGAGATGAAATTAGATGGAAAGCGCCAACAGAAGAGGAAACTAAACAAAATACGGCGGAATACTTTAAGCGGATTTCGAAAGGGGAGTAAAAATGATTGGAAAGGTAGCTCTGTAAATGGATATAAAGAATATGTTAATGAGTATATACTAGGAGCAGGATTTTCTGCAAAAACGTATGATGTTATTGATGAGAGACTAAGATTTTAAATAGAGGAGTAGTAATATGAATTATAAAGGTTTATTATCAATGCTTTTGGTAGTAATGATAGTTCTAGTGGGCTGTGGGCAAAAAGATGGAAAGGTAGAAATTGAAGAAAAAGAAAGTATCAAAAAAAACACTGTACAAGTAAAAACGCCACCCATACTTAAAAAAGACGGAGTAATACAAGACGGAGATAAAAAAGCAATAGAAGATGCCCAAAAATTCATAACAGAAAAGAGTACTACTGCAAAAGGTGAGTTAGGGATGAATGTAGTTGAAATAGTGGGTATTAATGGGGGAAAACCTTCAAAGTATGCCTTTTTTCAAGTTTTAGAAAATCGTTCGAATAAAGAACTATCAAATGTTGAAATGTATTTTACGATTACTAATAAACTGACCCAAAAGGTAATTTATAATAATGAACGAGTGTTTCTCTCTAAAGAAGACTATGGCATAGTGAAACCAAATGAGGCGATACCTTTTAAAGTAGCAATTCCAGATGAAGAGGGGATCACAAAAGAAATAACCCCCAAAGATTACACATTCGAATGGGACGTTACGGACGCGGAACTCAAATGATTAGTAGCATAAGTTAAAAATATAGTCTATAAAATGGTTTTAGAGAAACGGAAGAAGACTTAAGAAGATATAGTAAATCGCTTGGCTCGGATATTGAAATGAAATTTACCATATTAACAGCAGGAGTAGAGGCAAAAATAACAATGGCTGATGGTGTATCATTTAAACTTGATACAGGTATAATCGGAGCAGGATTTTCTGCAAAAACGTATGATGTCATTGATGAAAGACTAAGATTTTAAAAGGAGGTATGTTGTGGTGAAAAAAAGATTTATTAATATACTACTATTAATCATGATTATAACAATTTTATCAGGGTGTGGAGGAGCGGAGCAAACTTCTGATAAGGAACCAGAAATTCCAAAAACAAATCAAAACGATATAGAGTTGAGTATTCCACCTGTTTTACAAAATAGTGAGGGCGAAGTATTAGAGGGGGATGAAAAAGCTTTAAAGGCTCTAAAAAAATTTATAAACGAAACAGATACAACCAAGCAGGGAGAAGTAGGTTTAAGTGTTGTTGACTTTATTGAGATTGCAGGTGATGCACCAACAAAATATGCTTTTATGGCAGCGCTTGTAAATCGTTCTGATCAAGAAGGTTCGGACATTGAAATGAAATTTACAATTACAAATAAGGCTACGAAAGTGAAGATATATGATGGAGATACGATAACTCTACCAGAAGAACAATTTGGTTTTTTAAAGCCCAATCATGCAATTCCATTTAAAATTACAATACCAGACACAGAGAATATCACATCTAAAATGACTGTGCAAGACTATGATTTTAAGTGGGAAATAACCAATTCGAAAATGAAAGAATGATTATTTTGCAGAACAAGAAAGGCTAATCTTAAACTACTTTTCTTATATAAGAATCTTATAACTACACTAGTAGACAGGAGCGAAAAATGAAAAAAATCATCCTAAGTTTGTCGGCAATGTTACTTTTACTATCTGGATGTTTCAATTTAAACGAGAAAACTGAACAAGAAAAAGCGCAAGAAGGCACGACGCCTGTGCAGGATTATGTGGGGCAAGGGTTTTCGTTTGTGGACGGGGACAAGTCAGAAGAACTAGTAAAGAGAGATGAGGAAAAAATCAAGCAAGAAGCGATAAACTACGTGAAAAACACATATAAAACAGATGTGAAAGTAAATAATGTAGTCCCAGCGCGCAATGCAGCCGTTGTAATGGTAGAGTGCGAAGAGCCTATTCAATTTCACACCTCAGTCATAGTAGGAAAAGTGATTAATAAAGACGGCGAATGGCTAGCGAGAAGTGATGAAGGTGAAGTAGAGAAAGCGATTGTTGGTGGTTTATATGCAAAGGCTTATGAAGCGGAATTCCAGCATTTGGATGCCTTTGCTGAAAAAATAGCAAAAGAAAATGATTTATTGGGCATGAGAGAGGAAGCGATTGATAAAACGGCCTCAGAAGGGTACACGAGCAATCATTATTTTATTTCAATTTTCGCCTCGGATTATCCAAGTGTTTATAAAGCTTACCTAGAAAATCAATATATTTCAGTAGAGGAATTAAAGATACTGTTTGCTAAAGATGATTCTACGAGTAAAAAGATGTCAATACCAATGGAGTTTTACTCTGAAAAGGATAAATTGCCTAAACAAGAAGTAGCAGACTATTTAGCGAAAAAAATTCAACAAGAAGAAGGCATCCCAAGTGGGATATATGCAGTTACAGTTTATAAGAATTTTATTGTTAATCGGGTAGGATTGCCAGATGGTGAAAATATAGATGTAGAAGAAATTATTAAATAAAAGGGAAATTAGTTTATGCGAGAAAAACTAAAAACATCAGATAGCTCCCTAAGAACTGTGTCTACTATTAGAAGGAAATGCAGAAAAGTTTAAGATTCCAAAAAGAATAAAATACAAAAGTAAACAGGAGAAGAGATGAAGAAAAAAGTCATTGGTTTATTGGCAAGTTTATTATTATTAGGAGGATGTTTCAATTTAAACGAGAAAACTGAGCAAGAAAAAGCACAAGAAGGAACCACGCCAGTACAGGATTATGTGGGGCAAGGGTTTTCGTTTGTGGACGGTGACAAGTCAGAAGAACTAGTAAAGAGAGATGAAGAAAAAATCAAGCAAGAAGCGATTAACTACATGAAAACCACATATAAGACAGATGTGAAAGTGAACAATGTAGTGCCAGCTAGAAATGCAGCCGTTGTAATGATAGAGTGCGAAGAGCCTATTCAATTTTACACCTCCGTCATAATGGGAGAATCGATTAATAAAAAGGGTGAATGGTCTGCGAGGAGTAATGAGGGTGAAGTGGAGCAAGCGATTGTCAGTGGTTTATATGAAAAAGCTTACGAAACAGAATTCCGTAATTTAGATAAGTTCACTGAGAAATC comes from the Listeria welshimeri serovar 6b str. SLCC5334 genome and includes:
- a CDS encoding DUF5085 family protein, whose protein sequence is MKVEQSGFQFDYCLTYKRTEKTENWFLPFEDLEKIAIINDIYQTGPIFFSIKEVPGENQYREFKYYLPINEQVEIETDQDLFGCESIKVEFALKTRNIADVNLQCMQEEIIKYAKENQFEIESELYCIFLDVYNDVIFDFYAPLRNEVQK
- a CDS encoding DUF5085 family protein yields the protein MIVQGKELALSNVVGKHYIVDPKDLFIFLESFREDLEKSELKIIGKVLVAIESPINAKSYEIEILAEVDKPTISKIEGVTFQSYFLIKNALHTRVIMDLEKRLPVAFEEMIEYVENNRKEIITPIINVLNTVENVPYVDVYVGIDPYDE
- a CDS encoding DUF4064 domain-containing protein → MNYFKTEKILIIIGAIGFMLMGLGIWVIGNYIPLEFDINGNNFTVNYWDIARVSMSGYWLWGIFGAIPCVIGLIGFVCRRFLSSNPKKGWGVILIILGVISVFSLVGVLYLVAGIMIMKNKYWLQKTAVNEGLKVD
- a CDS encoding FimB/Mfa2 family fimbrial subunit is translated as MKKRFINILLLIMIITILSGCGGAEQTSDKEPEIPKTNQNDIELSIPPVLQNSEGEVLEGDEKALKALKKFINETDTTKQGEVGLSVVDFIEIAGDAPTKYAFMAALVNRSDQEGSDIEMKFTITNKATKVKIYDGDTITLPEEQFGFLKPNHAIPFKITIPDTENITSKMTVQDYDFKWEITNSKMKE
- a CDS encoding DUF1672 family protein produces the protein MKKIILSLSAMLLLLSGCFNLNEKTEQEKAQEGTTPVQDYVGQGFSFVDGDKSEELVKRDEEKIKQEAINYVKNTYKTDVKVNNVVPARNAAVVMVECEEPIQFHTSVIVGKVINKDGEWLARSDEGEVEKAIVGGLYAKAYEAEFQHLDAFAEKIAKENDLLGMREEAIDKTASEGYTSNHYFISIFASDYPSVYKAYLENQYISVEELKILFAKDDSTSKKMSIPMEFYSEKDKLPKQEVADYLAKKIQQEEGIPSGIYAVTVYKNFIVNRVGLPDGENIDVEEIIK
- a CDS encoding DUF1672 family protein; protein product: MKKKVIGLLASLLLLGGCFNLNEKTEQEKAQEGTTPVQDYVGQGFSFVDGDKSEELVKRDEEKIKQEAINYMKTTYKTDVKVNNVVPARNAAVVMIECEEPIQFYTSVIMGESINKKGEWSARSNEGEVEQAIVSGLYEKAYETEFRNLDKFTEKSAKENDLLGLRDEAIEKTSSSGYTSNHYFISASSLSFPSVYQAYIENQRIAADELKLLFAKDDPEGNILSIPMEFYSKEDKLPDQEIADNLAERLKQEEGLPKGNYMVTVYKNFIVNRVGLPDGENIDVEEIIK